One window from the genome of Streptococcus parasanguinis encodes:
- a CDS encoding DUF3137 domain-containing protein — MGDFYHSNDPASIDYSHKIEELENSKQFQDAIGLIREQMKNNLQWNVLRSFGIICAILSLILLRFAAIPLILLVVGLYYWPQYKKRKALFGDRIRSNDEIYLDDILSPVLKEVFPKASIKEDGSIPSEALSHLCPRSTDFLCFKELSFHDDKELTVSNLYAHHTETRYRTSNGHTRTEHVEVTDFLGQVFSLCLPINFSGHLRVVPTKKSFLFKREVNGVYPGARGDEVQIETEDIRNNENYNIYCTDELSARKFLTPKMLEWFDRQISQNAMCVFLKDKKLFISLYTDRYIFPTPQKPEDIDQLSLVSEYHKLCRELALIKEITAIFEGEAS, encoded by the coding sequence TTGGGAGATTTCTATCATTCTAATGATCCAGCATCTATAGACTATTCGCATAAAATTGAGGAGCTAGAAAACTCCAAACAATTTCAAGATGCAATCGGATTAATCCGAGAACAAATGAAGAACAATCTTCAATGGAATGTTTTGCGATCCTTTGGTATTATTTGCGCCATACTGTCTCTCATTTTATTGCGTTTTGCAGCTATTCCTTTGATCCTTTTAGTTGTTGGTTTGTATTATTGGCCACAATATAAAAAACGAAAAGCCTTGTTTGGGGATCGAATTCGTTCGAACGATGAGATCTATCTTGATGATATTCTGTCGCCTGTATTAAAGGAAGTTTTTCCTAAGGCTTCGATTAAAGAGGACGGTTCCATCCCTTCTGAAGCTCTTTCGCATTTATGTCCTCGGTCGACTGATTTTCTATGTTTCAAAGAACTATCGTTTCATGATGACAAAGAGCTAACGGTGTCAAATCTCTATGCCCATCATACGGAGACTCGTTACCGGACATCTAATGGACATACGAGGACGGAACATGTGGAAGTTACAGATTTCCTTGGACAAGTGTTCTCTTTATGTCTACCGATCAATTTCTCTGGTCATCTTCGGGTGGTTCCGACCAAGAAATCATTTCTTTTTAAGAGGGAGGTGAATGGGGTTTATCCTGGAGCCAGAGGAGATGAAGTTCAGATTGAAACCGAAGATATTCGCAATAACGAGAATTACAATATCTACTGTACGGATGAACTGTCTGCCCGTAAATTTCTCACCCCTAAGATGTTGGAATGGTTTGATCGACAAATTTCTCAAAATGCCATGTGTGTATTTTTGAAAGACAAGAAACTATTTATTTCTTTGTATACCGATCGCTATATCTTTCCGACTCCCCAAAAACCGGAAGATATTGATCAACTATCTTTGGTATCTGAATATCATAAATTATGCAGAGAACTAGCTTTAATTAAAGAAATAACAGCAATTTTTGAAGGAGAAGCATCATGA
- a CDS encoding LemA family protein — MNLIIGLIIFVALLAIWFISVGNRLNRYLVTIEESKRTVDIVLVKRYDTISEMLKVAKAYAKHEQQIFTDLVALRQGATIQESNQVITNQNDVLAQIRAVGENYPELLSSNQFLALQKEIADENEDLAAAKRIVNSNISHINQEIVSFPASIVAGVKGIHQVPFLAEETQGKKDLSDLNYDLN, encoded by the coding sequence ATGAATCTCATTATCGGCTTAATCATATTTGTTGCCCTATTGGCTATTTGGTTTATTAGTGTAGGAAATCGTCTCAATCGCTATCTAGTGACCATTGAAGAATCAAAGAGAACGGTTGATATCGTCCTCGTAAAACGCTATGATACCATTTCGGAAATGCTAAAAGTAGCTAAAGCCTATGCCAAACATGAGCAACAGATTTTCACTGATTTAGTTGCTTTACGCCAAGGAGCGACTATTCAAGAATCGAACCAAGTCATTACCAATCAAAACGATGTCTTGGCACAAATTCGTGCAGTGGGTGAAAACTATCCAGAGCTCTTGTCTTCTAACCAATTCTTGGCCTTGCAAAAGGAAATTGCTGATGAAAATGAAGATCTTGCTGCAGCGAAGCGAATTGTCAACAGTAATATTAGCCACATCAATCAAGAAATTGTTTCATTTCCGGCGTCTATCGTAGCAGGTGTAAAGGGGATCCATCAAGTTCCATTTCTTGCTGAAGAAACACAAGGTAAGAAAGATTTAAGTGACTTGAACTATGACCTGAACTAA
- a CDS encoding aspartate-semialdehyde dehydrogenase: protein MGYTVAVVGATGAVGAQMIKMLEESTLPIDKIRYLASARSAGKVLQFKGQDVTIEETTEDAFEGVDIALFSAGGSTSAKYAPYAVKAGAVVVDNTSYFRQNPDVPLVVPEVNAHALDAHNGIISCPNCSTIQMMVALEPVRQKWGLERIIVSTYQAVSGAGMGAILETQRELKEVLNDGVNPRDVKAEILPSGGDKKHYPIAFNALPQIDVFTENDYTYEEMKMTNETKKIMEDDSIAVSATCVRIPVLSAHSESVYIETKEVAPIDEVKAAIAEFPGAVLEDDVAHQIYPQAVNAVGSRDTFVGRIRKDLDAEKGIHMWVVSDNLLKGAAWNSVQIAETLHERGLVRPTAELKFELK from the coding sequence ATGGGATATACAGTTGCTGTTGTCGGTGCTACAGGTGCCGTTGGTGCTCAAATGATCAAAATGTTGGAAGAATCAACTCTTCCAATCGATAAAATTCGCTACCTTGCCTCTGCACGTTCTGCAGGGAAGGTCTTGCAATTCAAGGGGCAAGATGTGACTATTGAAGAAACGACTGAAGATGCTTTCGAAGGCGTTGATATTGCCCTTTTCTCAGCTGGCGGTTCAACATCTGCTAAATATGCACCATACGCTGTGAAAGCAGGCGCAGTAGTGGTGGATAACACTTCTTATTTCCGTCAAAATCCAGACGTCCCATTGGTTGTTCCTGAAGTGAATGCACATGCGCTTGATGCTCATAACGGCATTATCTCTTGTCCAAACTGTTCAACGATCCAAATGATGGTCGCTCTTGAGCCAGTCCGTCAAAAATGGGGCTTGGAACGTATTATCGTGTCTACTTACCAAGCTGTTTCAGGTGCTGGTATGGGAGCTATTCTTGAAACTCAACGTGAGTTGAAAGAAGTATTAAATGATGGCGTTAATCCACGTGATGTCAAAGCTGAAATCTTGCCTTCAGGTGGAGATAAGAAACACTACCCAATTGCTTTTAACGCTCTTCCACAAATCGATGTCTTCACAGAAAACGACTATACTTACGAAGAAATGAAGATGACGAATGAAACCAAGAAAATCATGGAAGATGATAGCATTGCCGTTTCAGCAACTTGTGTGCGGATTCCAGTCTTGTCAGCTCACTCAGAGTCAGTCTACATTGAAACAAAAGAAGTGGCACCAATTGACGAAGTGAAAGCTGCTATTGCAGAATTCCCAGGTGCAGTCCTTGAAGACGATGTCGCTCACCAAATCTATCCTCAAGCAGTCAATGCTGTAGGTTCACGTGATACCTTCGTTGGACGGATTCGTAAAGACTTGGATGCTGAAAAAGGGATTCACATGTGGGTGGTTTCAGACAACCTCCTCAAAGGTGCTGCTTGGAACTCCGTTCAAATCGCAGAAACCCTTCATGAACGTGGGCTCGTACGTCCAACAGCTGAATTGAAGTTTGAATTGAAATAG
- the dapA gene encoding 4-hydroxy-tetrahydrodipicolinate synthase yields the protein MSYSDLKDCKIITAFITPFHEDGTINFDALPALIEHLLAHHTDGILLAGTTAESPTLTHDEELELFAAVQKIVNGRVPLIAGVGTNETRDSIEFVKEVDAFGGFAAGLAIVPYYNKPSQEGMYQHFKAIADASNLPIIIYNIPGRVVVEMTPETMLRLAEHPNIIGVKECTTLANMAYLIEHKPEEFLVYTGEDGDAFHAMNLGADGVISVASHTNGDEMYEMFQAIEHNDIKKAAAIQRQFIPKVNALFSYPSPAPVKAVLNYMGFEAGPTRLPLVPAPAEEAKRIIKVVVDGDYHATKEIITGVLRPDY from the coding sequence ATGTCTTATAGTGATTTAAAAGATTGTAAAATCATCACTGCATTTATCACCCCCTTCCATGAAGATGGGACCATTAATTTTGACGCTCTTCCTGCCTTGATCGAGCACCTCTTGGCTCATCATACAGACGGGATTCTCTTAGCTGGTACGACTGCGGAAAGTCCAACCCTGACCCACGATGAGGAATTGGAGCTCTTTGCAGCTGTACAAAAGATTGTCAATGGTCGAGTTCCTTTGATCGCTGGTGTCGGAACCAATGAAACTCGCGATTCGATCGAGTTCGTTAAAGAAGTGGATGCTTTTGGTGGATTCGCAGCAGGATTGGCTATCGTTCCTTACTATAACAAACCATCCCAAGAAGGTATGTATCAACACTTTAAAGCCATTGCGGATGCATCCAATCTTCCGATTATTATCTACAATATTCCAGGGCGTGTGGTAGTGGAAATGACCCCTGAAACCATGCTTCGTTTGGCAGAACATCCAAACATTATCGGGGTTAAAGAGTGTACAACTCTTGCCAATATGGCCTACTTGATTGAACACAAGCCCGAAGAATTTCTCGTCTATACAGGGGAAGATGGAGATGCTTTCCATGCTATGAACCTTGGAGCTGATGGGGTGATCTCAGTAGCCTCTCATACAAATGGAGATGAGATGTATGAGATGTTCCAAGCCATTGAGCACAACGATATAAAAAAAGCTGCAGCCATCCAACGTCAATTTATCCCTAAAGTCAATGCTCTCTTTTCTTATCCGAGTCCAGCTCCTGTCAAAGCTGTTTTAAACTATATGGGCTTTGAAGCGGGGCCAACTCGTTTACCATTAGTGCCAGCTCCTGCTGAGGAAGCGAAGCGCATTATCAAGGTTGTAGTGGATGGGGATTACCACGCGACCAAAGAAATCATTACGGGAGTTCTTCGTCCGGATTATTGA
- a CDS encoding ATP cone domain-containing protein: MEVIKRSGEVVEFDPDKIYQAVLKAAQTVYVLTDDLRQNLAQVTKKVVMDLEEAKVERATISMIQSMVEHRLLGAGYITIAEHYISYRLQRDLERSGYGDHIAVHLHFEQIR, encoded by the coding sequence ATGGAAGTCATTAAACGTAGTGGTGAAGTTGTAGAATTTGACCCAGATAAAATCTATCAAGCTGTTTTGAAGGCAGCACAAACAGTTTATGTCTTGACGGATGATCTTCGCCAAAACTTGGCGCAAGTGACCAAGAAAGTTGTGATGGATTTGGAAGAAGCTAAAGTGGAACGTGCGACGATCAGCATGATCCAGTCAATGGTTGAGCACCGTTTACTTGGTGCTGGTTATATTACCATTGCTGAACACTATATTTCTTATCGCTTGCAACGTGATTTGGAACGGAGCGGCTATGGTGATCATATCGCCGTGCATTTGCATTTTGAGCAAATTCGCTAG
- the ylqF gene encoding ribosome biogenesis GTPase YlqF produces the protein MATIQWFPGHMSKARRQVQENLKFVDFVTVLVDARLPLSSQNPMLTKIVGDKPKLMILNKVDLADPVATKEWQDYFESQGIKTLAINSKEQSTVKKVTDAAKSLMADKIARQKERGIQIETLRTMIIGIPNAGKSTLMNRLAGKKIAVVGNKPGVTKGQQWLKTNKDLEILDTPGILWPKFEDEEVALKLALTGAIKDQLLPMDEVTIFGLNYFKKHYPAVLQERFKQMDLEQEAPEIIMEMTQKLGFREDYDRFYSLFVKDVRDGRLGRYSLDRVGEIDAND, from the coding sequence ATGGCAACTATACAATGGTTTCCTGGACACATGTCCAAAGCTAGAAGACAAGTACAAGAAAATTTAAAATTTGTGGATTTTGTGACGGTTCTGGTAGATGCTCGTTTACCCCTATCAAGCCAAAATCCTATGTTAACGAAAATTGTTGGTGATAAGCCTAAATTAATGATTTTGAACAAGGTAGACTTGGCAGATCCTGTGGCAACAAAAGAATGGCAGGACTATTTTGAGTCTCAAGGCATCAAAACCTTGGCTATCAACTCCAAAGAGCAATCTACGGTTAAGAAGGTCACAGATGCTGCTAAGAGCTTGATGGCCGATAAAATTGCCCGTCAAAAGGAACGGGGAATTCAGATTGAAACCCTTCGGACCATGATCATCGGAATTCCTAATGCCGGGAAATCAACTTTGATGAACCGCTTAGCAGGGAAAAAGATTGCTGTTGTTGGGAATAAACCAGGGGTGACCAAGGGGCAACAGTGGTTGAAAACCAACAAAGACCTTGAAATCTTGGATACTCCTGGGATTCTCTGGCCCAAGTTTGAAGATGAAGAAGTGGCCTTAAAGCTCGCTTTAACAGGTGCCATCAAAGACCAGTTGCTTCCAATGGATGAAGTGACCATCTTTGGTCTTAACTATTTCAAAAAGCACTATCCAGCTGTTTTGCAGGAACGTTTTAAACAAATGGATCTGGAACAAGAAGCTCCTGAAATCATTATGGAAATGACCCAGAAATTAGGATTTCGAGAGGATTACGACCGTTTTTACAGTTTGTTTGTCAAGGATGTACGTGATGGTCGTTTGGGACGCTATTCCCTTGATCGTGTAGGTGAAATAGATGCCAACGATTAA
- a CDS encoding ribonuclease HII, whose amino-acid sequence MPTIKEIKERLATIDDLDHPLFEELILDGRAGVQAAISKRKRELQKQVDEDLRLEKMLAYEKELYTQGIHLIAGVDEVGRGPLAGPVVAAAVILPENCKIPGLNDSKKIPKSKHHAIYQAVLDQALSVGIGIKDNQVIDQVNIYEATKLAMLEAIQELDPRPQHLLIDAMRLDLPIPQTSIIKGDANSLSIAAASIVAKVTRDQMMEEFDCEYPGYDFTQNVGYGTANHLAGLHKLGVTPIHRRSFEPIKSMCED is encoded by the coding sequence ATGCCAACGATTAAAGAAATCAAAGAGCGTTTGGCAACGATTGACGATCTAGATCATCCCTTATTTGAAGAATTGATCCTTGATGGTCGAGCGGGGGTTCAAGCGGCTATCAGCAAACGAAAACGCGAACTCCAAAAACAAGTGGACGAAGATTTGCGTTTGGAAAAAATGCTAGCCTATGAAAAAGAACTTTATACTCAAGGGATTCACCTTATTGCAGGTGTGGATGAAGTAGGGAGAGGTCCTCTGGCTGGCCCTGTCGTCGCAGCAGCCGTCATTCTGCCGGAAAATTGTAAAATTCCAGGGTTAAATGATAGTAAGAAAATTCCGAAATCGAAGCACCATGCTATTTACCAAGCGGTTTTAGATCAGGCTCTCTCTGTCGGGATTGGGATAAAAGATAATCAGGTCATTGATCAGGTTAATATTTATGAAGCAACCAAATTAGCTATGCTAGAGGCTATTCAAGAATTAGACCCACGACCTCAACATCTTTTGATTGATGCCATGAGGTTGGATCTTCCTATTCCCCAAACTAGTATCATCAAAGGGGATGCTAACTCCTTATCCATTGCTGCAGCATCCATCGTAGCCAAGGTGACTCGGGATCAGATGATGGAAGAGTTTGATTGCGAATATCCGGGTTATGATTTTACGCAGAACGTTGGCTATGGGACGGCTAACCATCTGGCTGGCCTTCACAAGCTGGGAGTGACTCCTATCCATCGGCGTTCATTTGAACCCATCAAATCAATGTGTGAGGATTAG
- a CDS encoding ROK family protein, whose product MLFTIDIGGTFIKYGLMDADYQLIRTDKIPTPSTIEDFWQGLEGIVAPVREEIEGIAISCPGEIQKSLGFVFRGGLIPYLRGIPLASRLEQTFQVPVTVLNDGEAAGLAEARLGNLKDCPCGATLVLGTGVGLALLSNGDLLRGWQLTEYIRSIDKAERTPENRRFHRELFLQGISNLLENTGSAVQFVEKASHILNLEKADGIAVFKALDQGGHEELKSLFREYCHDIAILIFNLQSLLLLEKVTIGGGISSQPLLIDEISRQYHNLLSQKGHKPFEALPIQAARFHNESNLIGAASYFYSSTYQKKF is encoded by the coding sequence ATGCTATTTACCATCGATATCGGAGGGACCTTTATAAAGTACGGTCTGATGGATGCAGACTATCAATTGATCCGTACAGACAAGATCCCAACACCATCTACGATTGAGGACTTTTGGCAAGGATTAGAAGGAATCGTTGCTCCTGTACGGGAAGAAATCGAGGGAATCGCCATTTCATGCCCTGGTGAGATCCAAAAGAGCCTTGGCTTTGTCTTTCGAGGTGGTCTCATTCCATATTTGCGAGGCATTCCTCTAGCTAGTAGATTAGAACAAACATTTCAAGTACCCGTCACCGTTCTTAATGATGGAGAAGCTGCTGGTCTAGCGGAAGCAAGGCTTGGTAATCTAAAAGATTGTCCTTGCGGTGCGACCTTGGTCCTAGGGACTGGAGTTGGTCTTGCTCTTCTTTCGAATGGTGACCTATTGAGAGGATGGCAACTGACAGAATACATTCGGTCTATTGATAAGGCAGAAAGAACACCAGAAAATCGCCGCTTTCATCGCGAACTCTTTTTGCAAGGCATTTCCAATCTTTTGGAAAACACTGGTTCTGCTGTTCAATTTGTTGAGAAAGCTAGTCACATCTTGAACCTAGAAAAGGCAGATGGTATAGCCGTTTTCAAGGCTCTTGATCAAGGAGGCCATGAGGAGCTGAAATCCTTGTTTCGGGAGTATTGTCATGATATTGCTATTCTGATTTTTAATCTTCAATCATTGCTCCTGCTTGAGAAGGTGACAATTGGAGGGGGCATTAGTAGCCAACCGCTACTGATCGATGAGATCAGTCGACAATACCATAACCTACTCTCTCAAAAAGGGCATAAACCATTTGAGGCCTTGCCGATCCAAGCGGCTCGCTTCCATAATGAAAGCAACTTGATTGGTGCCGCATCTTACTTTTATTCTTCTACATATCAAAAAAAGTTCTAG
- the dprA gene encoding DNA-processing protein DprA encodes MEKFEIFKLKEAGLSNEQVLRVLDYCRKDQALPSLEEIARIARCRSIIHFVDKYRQLDEEHLHKEFERFPSLSIFDPEYPEELLQIYNPPVLLFYQGDLQLLSKPKIAVVGARETTREGVRSVEKIIKELGNELVIVSGLAKGIDATAHYASIRNGGKTIGVIGTGLDVFYPKSNQRLQTYMGEHHLILSEYGPGQAPLKFHFPERNRIIAGLCQAVIVAEARLRSGSLITCERAMEEGRDVFAIPGNILDGKSAGCHHLIQEGAKLVTSGQDILDELKYEL; translated from the coding sequence ATGGAGAAATTTGAAATCTTTAAATTAAAAGAAGCTGGTTTATCAAATGAGCAAGTCTTGAGAGTTTTGGACTACTGTAGGAAAGACCAAGCCTTACCAAGCTTAGAAGAGATAGCAAGGATCGCTCGCTGTCGCAGTATTATTCATTTTGTAGACAAATACCGGCAGCTGGATGAAGAGCATTTACACAAGGAGTTTGAACGGTTCCCATCTCTATCCATTTTTGATCCTGAATACCCTGAGGAATTGCTACAGATCTACAATCCTCCTGTACTCCTTTTTTACCAAGGGGATTTGCAACTGTTAAGCAAACCGAAGATTGCAGTTGTTGGAGCTCGAGAGACCACGCGAGAAGGGGTTCGTTCTGTAGAGAAGATAATTAAGGAACTTGGAAATGAACTGGTCATTGTTAGTGGACTTGCTAAGGGAATTGATGCGACAGCGCATTATGCCAGCATTCGTAATGGTGGAAAGACCATCGGAGTGATAGGAACGGGGCTGGATGTTTTTTATCCGAAAAGTAATCAGAGATTACAGACCTACATGGGAGAGCACCATCTGATCTTGAGCGAGTATGGTCCAGGACAGGCCCCTTTGAAGTTTCATTTTCCTGAGAGAAACCGCATCATTGCAGGACTCTGTCAGGCTGTGATTGTGGCAGAGGCACGACTTCGTTCAGGGAGTTTAATTACTTGTGAGCGTGCCATGGAGGAAGGACGAGATGTTTTTGCTATTCCAGGAAACATTTTAGATGGAAAATCTGCAGGATGCCATCACTTGATTCAAGAAGGTGCAAAGCTTGTCACATCAGGCCAGGACATTCTTGATGAATTGAAATACGAATTGTGA
- the topA gene encoding type I DNA topoisomerase has product MVTKKKSSTTKKNLVIVESPAKAKTIEKYLGRNYKVMASVGHIRDLKKSTMSINFDNNYEPEYINIRGKGPLINDLKKEAKKAKQVFLASDPDREGEAISWHLAHILNLDANEKNRVVFNEITKDAVKNAFKEPRQIDMDLVDAQQARRVLDRIVGYSISPILWKKVKKGLSAGRVQSVALKLIIDRENEINDFKPEEYWTIDGVFKKGTKQFQASFYGIDGKKMKLNTNEEVKAVLERLDGKDFTVEKVEKKERRRNAPLPYTTSSMQMDAANKINFRTRKTMMVAQQLYEGINIGSGVQGLITYMRTDSTRISPVAQNEAANFIVDRFGEKYSKHGSRVKNASGAQDAHEAIRPSSVFNTPESIAKYLDKDQLKLYTLIWNRFVASQMTAAVFDTMNVRLGQNGVQYTANGSQVKFDGYLAIYNDSDKNKMLPDMVEGDIVKQVNSKPEQHFTQPPARYSEATLIKTLEENGVGRPSTYAPTIETIQKRYYVKLVAKRFEPTELGEIVNKLIVEFFPDIVNVTFTAEMEGKLDDVELGKEEWQKVIDAFYKPFSKEVAKAEEEMEKIQIKDEPAGFDCEVCGSPMVIKLGRFGKFYACSNFPDCRHTQAIVKEIGVECPDCHQGQIIERKTKRNRIFYGCNRYPECEFTSWDKPIGRDCPKCGHYLVEKKVRGGGKQVVCSNGDYEEEKVK; this is encoded by the coding sequence GTGGTAACAAAAAAGAAAAGCAGTACAACCAAGAAAAATTTGGTGATTGTGGAGTCTCCTGCTAAGGCGAAAACAATCGAAAAATACCTTGGTCGTAACTATAAAGTCATGGCCAGTGTTGGCCATATTCGGGACCTGAAAAAATCAACCATGTCGATTAACTTCGACAATAACTATGAACCGGAATATATCAATATTCGCGGAAAAGGTCCCTTGATCAATGATTTGAAAAAAGAAGCTAAAAAAGCTAAGCAAGTCTTTCTCGCAAGTGACCCGGACCGAGAAGGAGAAGCTATTTCTTGGCATTTGGCGCATATTTTGAACTTGGATGCCAATGAAAAGAACCGAGTTGTTTTTAATGAAATCACTAAGGATGCCGTTAAAAATGCCTTTAAAGAACCGCGCCAAATCGATATGGACTTGGTTGATGCCCAACAAGCCCGTCGGGTCTTGGACCGGATTGTAGGGTATTCAATTTCGCCTATTCTTTGGAAAAAGGTCAAAAAAGGACTTTCTGCAGGGCGCGTGCAATCTGTTGCCCTCAAATTAATCATTGATCGCGAAAATGAAATCAATGATTTCAAGCCGGAAGAATACTGGACCATTGATGGTGTCTTCAAAAAAGGTACCAAACAATTCCAAGCTAGCTTCTATGGGATTGATGGCAAGAAGATGAAGCTCAACACCAATGAAGAGGTGAAAGCTGTTCTTGAACGCTTAGATGGCAAAGATTTTACCGTTGAAAAAGTTGAAAAGAAAGAACGTCGTCGGAATGCGCCACTTCCATACACCACCTCTTCCATGCAGATGGATGCTGCCAATAAGATCAACTTCCGTACACGCAAGACCATGATGGTCGCCCAGCAGTTGTATGAAGGAATCAATATTGGCTCTGGTGTTCAAGGTTTGATTACTTATATGCGTACCGATTCCACACGGATCAGTCCAGTTGCGCAAAATGAGGCAGCGAACTTTATCGTGGATCGCTTCGGTGAGAAATATTCCAAGCATGGAAGCCGAGTGAAGAATGCTTCTGGTGCCCAAGATGCCCACGAAGCGATTCGTCCATCCAGCGTCTTCAATACTCCTGAGAGCATTGCTAAATACTTAGACAAAGACCAATTAAAACTCTACACCTTAATTTGGAACCGCTTTGTAGCTAGTCAAATGACAGCAGCTGTCTTTGATACCATGAATGTCCGTTTAGGTCAAAATGGGGTTCAGTATACGGCAAATGGGAGCCAGGTGAAGTTTGATGGTTATTTGGCTATTTATAACGACTCAGATAAGAACAAGATGTTGCCGGATATGGTAGAAGGCGATATCGTTAAGCAAGTCAATAGCAAGCCTGAGCAACACTTTACCCAACCACCTGCTCGATATTCTGAAGCAACCTTGATTAAGACCTTAGAAGAAAATGGGGTTGGTCGTCCTTCAACCTATGCTCCGACGATTGAGACCATTCAAAAACGCTATTATGTGAAGCTGGTAGCCAAACGCTTTGAACCAACAGAGTTAGGGGAAATCGTTAATAAACTGATCGTTGAATTCTTCCCAGATATTGTCAACGTGACCTTCACAGCAGAGATGGAAGGTAAACTCGATGATGTCGAACTTGGAAAAGAAGAGTGGCAAAAAGTCATCGATGCTTTCTACAAACCATTTTCTAAAGAGGTCGCAAAGGCTGAAGAAGAGATGGAAAAAATCCAAATTAAAGACGAACCAGCTGGTTTTGATTGTGAAGTTTGTGGAAGCCCGATGGTGATTAAATTAGGACGTTTTGGAAAGTTCTATGCTTGTAGCAATTTCCCAGATTGTCGTCATACCCAGGCCATTGTCAAAGAAATCGGTGTGGAGTGTCCTGACTGTCATCAGGGACAAATCATCGAACGCAAAACCAAGCGCAACCGTATCTTCTATGGATGCAATCGCTATCCAGAGTGTGAATTTACCTCTTGGGATAAACCGATCGGTCGGGATTGTCCAAAATGCGGCCACTACTTAGTTGAGAAAAAAGTTCGTGGTGGCGGCAAACAAGTCGTATGTAGCAATGGCGACTACGAAGAAGAAAAAGTGAAATAA
- a CDS encoding SatD family protein: protein MYLALIADVIDSKTVQERFDLQKQLEKTLQKINELFKDYLASSFTLTLGDEFQALLKMDAPVFQIIDTLRSELKPTQLRFGIGLGEIVTDIDPLQSIGADGPAYWNARAAINLVHQKNDYGNTQIYFLSGNDSKDSVVNALIASGEAIRSGWRESQEEILLDLLKRSVYSESFSQQDLAQSLAINPSALSKRLKSSSIRVYLRGRAAALACIQSLEKGEAHERIV, encoded by the coding sequence ATGTATCTTGCTTTGATTGCAGATGTCATTGATTCCAAAACCGTACAAGAACGTTTTGACCTGCAAAAACAGTTAGAAAAAACGCTTCAAAAGATCAATGAGCTTTTTAAAGACTATCTAGCATCGTCTTTTACCTTAACTTTGGGCGATGAATTTCAGGCGCTTTTAAAAATGGATGCTCCGGTTTTTCAAATTATCGATACCCTGCGTTCAGAACTAAAGCCAACTCAACTTCGTTTCGGCATTGGCCTTGGAGAAATTGTAACGGATATCGATCCCCTGCAAAGTATCGGTGCAGATGGACCAGCCTATTGGAATGCTCGTGCAGCTATAAATCTGGTCCATCAGAAAAATGATTATGGCAACACCCAGATCTATTTTTTGAGCGGTAATGACAGCAAGGACTCGGTGGTGAATGCGCTCATCGCTTCCGGAGAGGCCATACGTTCGGGTTGGCGAGAGAGTCAGGAGGAGATCCTGCTTGATCTTTTAAAGAGATCTGTCTATAGTGAAAGCTTTAGCCAGCAGGATTTGGCCCAATCGTTAGCCATTAACCCAAGCGCCCTGTCCAAGCGCTTAAAGAGTAGCAGTATTCGTGTTTATTTACGGGGACGAGCAGCAGCACTAGCTTGTATTCAAAGCTTAGAGAAAGGAGAGGCCCATGAGCGGATTGTCTAG